From one Tsukamurella tyrosinosolvens genomic stretch:
- a CDS encoding MmyB family transcriptional regulator — translation MTCGEMIRDWRVRRRRTQLDVALAVGVSARHLSFVETGRARPSRRLVAALGEQLDMPLGARNEALLAAGFAPAYTAHGLDDAPMRPVRAALETVLAAHSPYPALVLGAGFDLLTANAGAALFVTGVDAALLAPPLNVMRLTLHPDGLAPRLLNHAQVRDSVLARVRRSHERTADPRLGELYRELSDYPAPPGTVDPDPVPGVFVPFRMRGDDGGELAFASTLTTFGGPRDVVLESLVLEAFYPMDEETRRRLDGAADRNDDRIAEITTRAPHLAGYLARGPAAGSRGGRPVV, via the coding sequence ATGACGTGCGGCGAGATGATCCGGGACTGGCGCGTGCGGCGGCGCCGCACCCAGCTCGACGTCGCGCTCGCGGTGGGCGTCTCCGCGCGTCATCTGAGTTTCGTGGAGACCGGGCGCGCGCGACCGAGCCGGCGCCTCGTCGCCGCGCTGGGGGAGCAGCTCGACATGCCGCTCGGCGCCCGCAACGAGGCCCTGCTGGCCGCCGGGTTCGCGCCGGCGTACACCGCGCACGGCCTCGACGACGCGCCCATGCGGCCCGTGCGCGCGGCGCTCGAGACGGTCCTCGCCGCCCACTCTCCCTATCCCGCGCTGGTCCTCGGCGCGGGATTCGACCTGCTGACCGCGAACGCGGGAGCCGCGCTGTTCGTCACGGGCGTCGACGCCGCGCTGCTCGCCCCGCCGCTCAACGTCATGCGGTTGACGCTGCACCCCGACGGTCTCGCGCCGCGCCTGCTCAATCACGCGCAGGTGCGGGACTCCGTGCTCGCCCGGGTGCGCCGTTCGCACGAACGCACCGCGGACCCCCGGCTCGGCGAGCTGTACCGCGAGCTGAGCGATTACCCCGCGCCGCCGGGCACCGTCGACCCCGATCCCGTGCCGGGCGTCTTCGTCCCGTTCCGGATGCGGGGCGACGACGGGGGCGAGCTCGCTTTCGCCAGCACCCTCACGACGTTCGGCGGGCCGCGCGATGTGGTGCTCGAGAGCCTCGTCCTCGAGGCCTTCTACCCGATGGACGAAGAGACCCGGCGCCGGCTCGACGGCGCCGCGGACCGGAACGACGACCGGATCGCCGAGATCACGACGCGGGCGCCGCACCTGGCGGGGTACCTGGCCCGGGGCCCGGCGGCGGGGTCTCGCGGTGGGCGACCGGTCGTGTGA
- a CDS encoding DUF2339 domain-containing protein produces the protein MPQITSQSDPRIARLATELDITVRRLQWMQAELGAMQRPVAAPVLITQAQRPVQAPRPQAQPRPVPPPPPVPFPAPAPARPARPPVFTVARVLAGAGVLVTLIGVALLLVLAAQAGLLGPAVRVGLGTALAAGLLGAALWLHRRPGGRIGSAALAATGIAAAYLDTVAVTGIYEWVPPVVGLTLSGLIALGGLALAQRWRSQWLGIALYAPVHLLAPPLAGNAYLLGGFTLILAIASIGVSRPAAWPWLHVVRSAGTSLTLAVLALAAGPSDALPILGATVLGAVVGLLAAADPDARAGRSWALVAAGIVSSAPVLLATTGAPDWAAAFAALALVAAAVALGLMSGTAPAVRGVWFGVAAFAALIGALVATPSASLPAVVLALGVGALVAAGREPSACWAGAALGGVGLAIALEQYGPTVTLLDSAVRLGAGTAPALATAALALALAVVAAWRLLPQVPEEARNLVGAVCGVAALGAATALFANVGWALGGAEGARWGHGVATVAWITTGAYLLLQRRRDGGTAGTVAGLALIAGAVAKLFLFDLAALDGAVRVIAFLLVGITLLGVGAAYAARADRARRAV, from the coding sequence ATGCCACAGATCACCTCGCAGTCGGACCCCCGGATCGCCCGGCTCGCCACCGAACTCGACATCACCGTCCGCAGGCTGCAGTGGATGCAGGCCGAGCTCGGCGCGATGCAGCGGCCCGTCGCCGCCCCCGTGCTCATCACCCAGGCGCAGCGGCCCGTGCAGGCTCCCCGGCCTCAGGCCCAGCCGCGGCCCGTACCGCCGCCCCCGCCGGTGCCGTTCCCCGCTCCCGCACCGGCACGGCCCGCACGGCCGCCCGTCTTCACCGTCGCGCGGGTGCTCGCCGGCGCGGGCGTCCTCGTCACGCTCATCGGCGTCGCCCTGCTCCTCGTCCTCGCCGCGCAGGCGGGACTCCTCGGCCCCGCGGTCCGCGTCGGCCTCGGCACCGCGCTCGCCGCGGGCCTCCTCGGGGCGGCGCTCTGGCTGCACCGCCGGCCCGGCGGCCGCATCGGGTCCGCCGCGCTCGCCGCCACCGGCATCGCCGCTGCCTACCTCGACACCGTCGCGGTCACGGGGATCTACGAATGGGTGCCCCCGGTCGTCGGGCTCACGCTGTCGGGTCTCATCGCCCTCGGCGGCCTCGCGCTGGCCCAGCGCTGGCGCAGCCAGTGGCTCGGGATCGCGCTCTACGCGCCGGTCCACCTGCTGGCGCCGCCGCTCGCCGGCAACGCCTACCTGCTCGGCGGCTTCACCCTGATCCTCGCGATCGCCTCGATCGGCGTCTCCCGCCCGGCCGCTTGGCCCTGGCTCCACGTGGTCCGCTCGGCCGGCACCTCGCTCACCCTCGCGGTGCTGGCCCTCGCCGCCGGCCCGTCCGACGCGCTGCCGATCCTCGGTGCGACGGTGCTCGGCGCCGTCGTCGGCCTGCTCGCCGCAGCCGACCCCGACGCCCGCGCCGGCCGGTCCTGGGCGCTGGTCGCCGCCGGCATCGTCTCGTCGGCGCCCGTCCTGCTGGCGACGACCGGCGCTCCCGACTGGGCGGCGGCCTTCGCCGCCCTCGCCCTGGTCGCCGCGGCGGTCGCGCTCGGCCTGATGTCGGGTACCGCGCCCGCGGTCCGCGGCGTGTGGTTCGGCGTCGCCGCCTTCGCCGCGCTCATCGGCGCCCTCGTCGCCACGCCCTCCGCCTCGCTGCCCGCGGTCGTGCTCGCGCTCGGCGTCGGCGCGCTCGTCGCGGCCGGCCGCGAACCGTCGGCCTGCTGGGCCGGCGCGGCCCTCGGGGGCGTGGGTCTCGCGATCGCGCTCGAGCAGTACGGCCCGACGGTGACCCTGCTCGACTCCGCGGTCCGCCTCGGCGCGGGCACCGCCCCGGCCCTCGCGACCGCGGCCCTCGCCCTCGCACTCGCCGTCGTCGCCGCGTGGCGCCTGCTGCCGCAGGTTCCCGAGGAGGCGCGCAACCTCGTCGGCGCGGTCTGCGGCGTCGCGGCCCTCGGTGCGGCCACCGCGCTGTTCGCGAACGTCGGCTGGGCCCTCGGCGGCGCGGAGGGCGCCCGCTGGGGCCACGGTGTCGCGACCGTCGCCTGGATCACCACGGGCGCGTACCTGCTCCTGCAGCGGCGGCGCGACGGGGGCACGGCAGGCACCGTCGCGGGCCTGGCGCTCATCGCGGGCGCCGTCGCGAAGCTCTTCCTCTTCGACCTCGCCGCCCTCGACGGTGCCGTGCGCGTGATCGCCTTCCTGCTGGTGGGGATCACCCTGCTCGGGGTCGGCGCCGCCTACGCGGCCAGGGCGGACCGGGCGCGGCGGGCGGTCTGA
- a CDS encoding MFS transporter → MRAHRVSGVTTTHEPPTAPSNPTPGREELHVTTASGWTSRTWLLLLVLCGALFLDALDISMVGVALPSIKAALGMDPSSLQWIVSGYVLGYGGLLLLGGRAADLIGRRPVFLGAVLVFGVASVATAFVDVPTALIALRFIKGVAAAFTVPAGLSIITTTFAEGPARNKAFSIYTVAGASGFSMGLVFGGLLTELSYRLTLLFPGPVALALVVLGWKVIPRTAPSETFALKRFDVAGAVTSTGALLILVYTVVQAPHLGWTSPTVLTLFAVSALLAVAFVVIEAKHRHPLVRLGILRSVRLVHANLAGFVMFGGYAAFQFLVTLYVQDSLGWSPVAMSLAFLPAGLLVVASATKIDAVLDRVNSTVLVAVGLTAFLGAYVWFLRAEAGASYWLFLFPTILLLGVGFALTFPAVNSQATEGVDDDEQGLASGLLNTFIQVGGAVMMAVVTAITTSAGSEALPGQLLPGMTTAIAVVVGLTLVGLAGTVTVLALARPGRSDGAAPAAAPVSGVQAPAAQAEVGSTADL, encoded by the coding sequence ATGCGTGCGCATAGAGTCTCCGGAGTGACCACGACACACGAACCCCCGACAGCACCGTCGAACCCGACCCCCGGGAGGGAAGAGCTCCACGTCACCACCGCCTCCGGCTGGACCTCCCGCACCTGGCTGCTCCTGCTCGTCCTCTGCGGCGCCCTGTTCCTGGACGCCCTCGACATCTCGATGGTCGGCGTGGCACTGCCCTCCATCAAGGCGGCCCTCGGCATGGACCCGTCGTCCCTGCAGTGGATCGTCTCCGGCTACGTCCTCGGCTACGGCGGCCTGCTGCTGCTCGGCGGCCGCGCGGCGGACCTGATCGGCCGGCGCCCCGTCTTCCTCGGCGCCGTCCTCGTCTTCGGCGTCGCCTCCGTCGCCACCGCCTTCGTCGACGTGCCGACCGCGCTCATCGCGCTGCGCTTCATCAAGGGCGTCGCCGCGGCCTTCACCGTCCCGGCGGGCCTGTCGATCATCACCACGACCTTCGCCGAGGGACCGGCCCGCAACAAGGCCTTCTCCATCTACACCGTCGCGGGAGCCTCCGGCTTCTCGATGGGCCTCGTCTTCGGCGGCCTGCTCACCGAGCTGTCCTACCGGCTCACCCTGCTGTTCCCCGGCCCCGTCGCCCTCGCGCTCGTCGTGCTGGGGTGGAAGGTCATCCCGCGGACCGCACCGTCGGAGACCTTCGCGCTCAAGCGCTTCGACGTGGCCGGGGCCGTCACCTCGACCGGCGCGCTCCTGATCCTCGTCTACACGGTGGTCCAGGCGCCCCACCTCGGCTGGACCTCGCCGACGGTGCTGACCCTGTTCGCCGTGTCCGCGCTGCTCGCAGTGGCCTTCGTCGTCATCGAGGCCAAGCACAGGCACCCGCTGGTCCGGCTGGGCATCCTGCGCTCCGTCCGGCTGGTGCACGCCAACCTCGCCGGCTTCGTCATGTTCGGCGGCTACGCGGCCTTCCAGTTCCTGGTCACGCTCTACGTGCAGGACTCGCTGGGCTGGAGCCCCGTCGCCATGTCGCTCGCCTTCCTGCCCGCCGGCCTGCTCGTGGTGGCCTCGGCCACCAAGATCGACGCCGTCCTCGACCGTGTGAACAGCACTGTCCTCGTGGCAGTCGGCCTCACCGCCTTCCTCGGCGCGTACGTGTGGTTCCTCCGCGCGGAGGCCGGGGCCAGCTACTGGCTGTTCCTGTTCCCGACGATCCTGTTGCTCGGCGTGGGCTTCGCCCTCACGTTCCCGGCGGTGAACTCCCAGGCCACCGAGGGTGTGGACGACGACGAGCAGGGCCTCGCCTCCGGCCTGCTCAACACCTTCATCCAGGTGGGCGGCGCCGTGATGATGGCCGTCGTCACCGCGATCACCACCAGCGCGGGGAGCGAGGCCCTGCCCGGGCAGCTGCTGCCCGGGATGACCACAGCCATCGCCGTTGTCGTCGGGCTCACCCTCGTCGGCCTCGCGGGCACGGTGACGGTGCTCGCCCTGGCCCGCCCCGGCCGGTCCGACGGTGCCGCCCCCGCCGCGGCGCCCGTCTCCGGGGTGCAGGCCCCCGCGGCGCAGGCCGAGGTGGGAAGTACCGCCGACCTCTGA
- a CDS encoding MarR family winged helix-turn-helix transcriptional regulator, which yields MSVNGDVVPIDTSPCTPADDALAEQWHRLMRDYSRMTCALDRALAAHELTSSEFEVLEQLERARSGALDGGEKVRMADLAEHVHLSQSALSRLVARLEKDGLATRTMCQSDRRSVFTSITDSGRERYDAARPTQRAVLRAESAECEMREYLCGEE from the coding sequence ATGAGCGTCAACGGCGACGTCGTTCCGATCGACACGAGCCCCTGCACCCCGGCGGACGACGCGCTGGCCGAGCAGTGGCACCGGCTGATGCGCGACTACTCGCGCATGACCTGCGCGCTCGACCGCGCCCTCGCGGCGCACGAGCTGACCTCGTCGGAGTTCGAGGTGCTCGAGCAGCTCGAACGCGCCCGGTCGGGCGCCCTCGACGGTGGCGAGAAGGTGCGGATGGCCGACCTGGCCGAGCACGTGCACCTCTCCCAGTCCGCACTGTCCCGCCTGGTGGCCCGCCTGGAGAAGGACGGCCTCGCGACCCGCACGATGTGCCAGAGCGACCGCCGGTCGGTGTTCACCTCGATCACGGACAGCGGCCGCGAGCGCTACGACGCGGCCCGGCCGACCCAGCGCGCGGTCCTGCGCGCCGAGTCGGCCGAGTGCGAGATGCGGGAGTACCTCTGCGGCGAGGAGTGA
- a CDS encoding alpha/beta hydrolase produces the protein MTEKPTIVLVHGFWGGAAHWGDLIVELRRRGYPELRAVENPLTSLADDAERTRKMVAQVDGPVLLVGHSYGGAVITEAGNQPNVSGLVYIAAFAPDAGESPGAITEQHPPAAVDAIAPDSDGYLWIAQDRFRESFAQDLDEDAALVMAVTQKAPLGSTFGDTVTDPAWRHKPSWYQVSTQDRMIHPDNERRMAERIGAREVIELDASHASLASHPREIADLIDRAVAAFAG, from the coding sequence ATGACGGAGAAGCCCACGATCGTCCTGGTCCACGGATTCTGGGGCGGGGCCGCCCACTGGGGGGATCTCATCGTCGAGCTGCGGCGCCGCGGCTACCCCGAGCTGCGCGCGGTCGAGAACCCGCTCACTTCTCTCGCCGACGACGCCGAGCGCACGCGGAAGATGGTCGCGCAGGTCGACGGTCCCGTGCTCCTCGTCGGCCACTCCTACGGCGGCGCCGTGATCACCGAGGCCGGCAACCAGCCCAATGTCTCCGGGCTGGTGTACATCGCGGCCTTCGCGCCGGACGCCGGCGAGAGCCCCGGAGCGATCACCGAGCAGCACCCGCCGGCCGCGGTCGACGCGATCGCGCCCGATTCCGACGGCTACCTGTGGATCGCGCAGGACCGCTTCCGCGAGAGCTTCGCGCAGGATCTCGACGAGGATGCGGCGCTCGTCATGGCCGTCACCCAGAAGGCGCCGCTGGGCTCCACCTTCGGCGATACCGTGACGGATCCGGCGTGGCGGCACAAGCCCAGCTGGTACCAGGTGTCCACGCAGGACAGGATGATCCACCCGGACAACGAGCGTCGGATGGCGGAGCGCATCGGCGCCCGTGAGGTCATCGAGCTCGACGCGAGCCACGCCTCGCTGGCCTCGCACCCGCGGGAGATCGCGGACCTCATCGACCGCGCGGTCGCGGCCTTCGCCGGCTGA
- a CDS encoding AraC family transcriptional regulator yields the protein MPDSPLFFADRPGDAPDALSSLLRAVHLRGDRVRRGSSPEPVALRVTGRRVVHLAVSDGLTVRVGGTTVALGPSDMALLPRGDEHVLSGPAGAEWVTGEFTADHSVADPVLAVLPPVIHCSGAAPDAQWLRASLELLLAETDSPSPGSHVMAARILDLLFIHALRQWAAQADSGPGWLTAAMDPRLGPVLTAVHAHPEHPWSIDELARVASLSRSALAARFTRSLGLPPAAYVAAQRLDRAADLLRETDSPVAEVGRAVGYASEAGFSRAFHRRFGAPPLRWRAQQSSH from the coding sequence ATGCCTGATTCACCCCTTTTCTTTGCCGATCGTCCAGGCGATGCGCCGGACGCGCTCAGCTCCCTGCTGCGCGCCGTCCACCTGCGCGGAGACCGGGTGCGCCGCGGTTCCTCGCCGGAGCCGGTCGCGCTGCGGGTCACCGGCCGCCGGGTCGTGCACCTCGCGGTCTCCGACGGGCTGACGGTGCGCGTGGGCGGCACGACGGTGGCGCTGGGGCCGTCCGACATGGCGCTCCTCCCCCGCGGCGACGAACACGTGCTGTCGGGACCCGCGGGCGCCGAGTGGGTCACCGGGGAGTTCACCGCGGATCACTCCGTCGCCGACCCCGTGCTCGCGGTGCTGCCACCGGTGATCCACTGCTCCGGGGCGGCGCCCGACGCGCAGTGGCTGCGGGCCAGCCTGGAACTGCTCCTCGCCGAGACGGATTCGCCGAGCCCGGGGAGCCACGTCATGGCGGCGCGGATCCTCGACCTGCTGTTCATCCACGCGCTGCGCCAGTGGGCCGCGCAGGCCGATTCGGGGCCCGGCTGGCTCACCGCCGCGATGGACCCGCGGCTCGGCCCCGTGCTCACCGCCGTGCACGCGCACCCCGAACACCCCTGGAGCATCGACGAACTCGCGCGCGTGGCGAGCCTGTCGCGGTCGGCGCTGGCGGCGCGGTTCACGCGCTCGCTGGGCCTGCCGCCCGCCGCGTACGTCGCCGCGCAGCGGCTCGATCGGGCCGCGGACCTGTTGCGCGAGACCGATTCTCCGGTCGCGGAGGTGGGCCGCGCGGTGGGCTACGCGTCGGAGGCGGGATTCAGCCGCGCGTTCCACCGCCGCTTCGGCGCGCCGCCCCTGCGGTGGCGCGCGCAGCAGTCGTCCCACTGA